One Panicum virgatum strain AP13 chromosome 9K, P.virgatum_v5, whole genome shotgun sequence genomic region harbors:
- the LOC120646726 gene encoding deoxymugineic acid synthase 1-like has product MSAATERAPCGLPRIGLGTAVQGPLPDPVRRAVLRAMQLGYRHFDTAAHYATEGPIGEAAAEAVHTGVVSRGELFVTSKVWCADAHPDRVLPALRRTLSNLQMEYVDLYMVHWPVTMKAGRFTAPFTAEDFEPFDMRGVWEAMEECHRLGLARAIGVCNFSCRKLEALLSFATVPPAVNQVEINPVWQQRKLREFCNGKGIQLCAYSPLGAKGTHWGSDSVMDSGVLHEIARAKGKTVAQVCLRWVYEQGDCLIVKSFDEARMRENLDIVGWELTEKERQRISKIPQRKINQGRRYITEHGQYKSLEELWDGEI; this is encoded by the exons ATGAGCGCCGCCACCGAGCGAGCCCCGTGCGGCCTGCCGCGGATCGGCCTGGGAACGGCGGTGCAGGGGCCCCTGCCGGACCCCGTCCGCCGCGCGGTGCTCCGCGCCATGCAGCTCGGCTACCGCCACTTCGACACGGCGGCGCACTACGCCACCGAGGGGCCCAtcggggaggccgccgccgaggccgtgcACACGGGGGTCGTCtcccgcggcgagctcttcgtcacCTCCAAGGTCTGGTGCGCCGACGCCCACCCCGACAGGGTGCTCCCGGCCCTCCGCCGGACGCTCAG CAATCTCCAGATGGAGTACGTGGACCTGTACATGGTCCACTGGCCGGTGACCATGAAGGCCGGGCGGTTCACGGCGCCCTTCACGGCCGAGGACTTCGAGCCCTTCGACATGCGCGGCGTGTGGGAGGCCATGGAGGAGTGCCACCGCCTGGGCCTCGCCAGGGCCATCGGCGTCTGCAACTTCTCCTGCAGGAAGCTGGAGGCGCTGCTCTCCTTCGCCACCGTGCCGCCCGCGGTCAACCAGGTCGAGATCAACCCGGTGTGGCAGCAGAGGAAGCTGAGGGAGTTCTGCAACGGGAAGGGCATCCAGCTGTGCGCCTACTCGCCGCTGGGCGCCAAGGGTACGCACTGGGGCAGCGACTCGGTGATGGACTCCGGCGTCCTGCACGAGATCGCCAGGGCCAAGGGCAAGACCGTCGCCCAG GTGTGCCTGCGGTGGGTGTACGAGCAGGGCGACTGCCTGATCGTGAAGAGCTTCGACGAGGCCCGGATGAGGGAGAACCTGGACATCGTGGGCTGGGAGCTGACGGAGAAGGAGAGGCAGCGGATCAGCAAGATCCCCCAGCGGAAGATCAACCAGGGCCGCCGCTACATCACCGAGCACGGGCAGTACAAGTCCCTCGAGGAGCTCTGGGACGGCGAGATATAG